The sequence AAattatatacttgtatatatgatgTTGGGATAGAAAAGtggaatattttgaatttttgtgaATAGCTTACTTATAAGTGTTTTTTACTCCCATACAGGTAACAAGGGCAGTTCAGTGAAACGACTACAGGAGGCCAAACAGAGAAGTTTCTATTATAAGGCAAGTCCAAATGAGAAATACATCTATACTTCATTAAAAACTATATGTCATGTGGAATATTgaatattgtgaaaaaatttcAATACCACAGTGATTATTAATATTGTAGAATAAACGTTGATCAACTACAATGCAGTAGATTAGAATGGTGTTATCTGCTTCTGTAATTACTTAAATATCATTGCAGTTCAACAATTGATGGTGTTTAGATGTTAATGCTATATCTACTTGCTGGTTCATAGATAGACCCTGTGGGTTATCagtgcaaataaaaaaaatcatggtaCATGTGTACTGAAGCGACCTTAGTGACCTGTCACCTTTCACCCTGAATGTGATTATCAAGCTGTAATAAACGCCATCCATCATCAGTACCAGGGTCTCTCTGTAGATTAGTACACTACTAAAAATGCAGGCCCTCATAATTCTCATGTCAGCTCAGATAGACTTACCTCTATGTCCATATATAAATGTCAGGGTATTTAGGTCACATTGATGTTTTGCTTCATCAGCAGTTTTAGCAGCTGTAACTATTAAGTTACTAAATGACCCAGATCATATTTTCACCATAATTATGCCATCGTTATGAAATGAAGTGGGGATTGACATATAAATTGTAATATCTCATCAGTAtctcatcagtccaacatcattggAAAGCCATATTTggcttatatagatatatggtaatatttacatacattttgtaaatggtTAAAAGTTATACATGTGATTGcgtttacatatgtatatataacagtattCATGTCACCAATGCCCATACCATCCTAGCCTATCAGTCCATTCCTATTACGGTATGTCTCGTCTGGCTTTGATATATGGAGTGATTTTGATCTATCATTTACTttcctttgtttcattctgtcaGTACAGTActgataaaatgaaacaaagggaagtaactctgatagatctaTATGGGGCATGTGTGTCTTACACTTCACTTCATCCATGATAAGAGGAGCACCTAGTGTTAGCCCCTTTGTGTCCTCTCCCATCCTGTCCTATTCTGATGCCAAATAGAGGCGGGGCATTTATGTCATATGtcctttatttctttttctttttttcttattaataaatatactaataataacTCTTTTTTTCTACAGAGAATTGACTATTACGACCGTGAGATTAAGATTGAGATAGATTACATGACACAACACTTTCAAGATATTATCACATATAAGGTAAGTATTATTATTCTGTATGGTTGGTTATTTTTGCAGGAATTATATCTTTGGGATTTCATGAGACCttgttttgaataattttatcGGCCATGTTTTGAGAATTGAATGGGTCAAATAGACCTTGAAAGCCAGATAATAATTTCTctacatctatatatacatgtaatttctgTCCCAAGGGCTGATCATATGAGGATAATTTCCTAAACATGTACTTTCTGTCCCCAGGGTCGGTCGTATGAGGAGAAGATGAAGTGGGACAGGATAGAGATGCTGTATTGGTTACAGGAGGAGAGGAAACAAAACGCTCTAAAGTACGAGGCCATGATGAAACAGCAGGCAGTGCCAATGAAGGTCAAGACTGCTCACCTTGACCCAATAACACCGCCTAGTACAGCACAAGTTAAATAGAGACTGTCTCAATATTTAACacaatgtatttgtttataactttacagaaaaaataaatattaatagaCTGGCCCCAGTGAGCAATACCAGCTATTTgggttgtaaaaaaaaaatcaatgttcaTCTTTGTATAAATTGTTCAAAGTGCAAACAATTCCAAGAAGAGGATGAATTTTGACCCGTATCATTAACCTATGTTGAGGTAAAAATTACCATAGTACAAGCAAGTCTTTAAAGAAGGTGACCTTTGACCTGTATTATCATCAACCTTTGCTAAAGTCAGAGTCATAAAAAAGATGAACTTTTGATTCTGTAGATAATCGGATGTGCATGTGGTCAGCATTGTAAATGTCACTTCAGTAACCGATTGTAAGGCCTTCAATGATTCCTGGTTCAATAATTAGTACATGTACAGCATGGTGTCACTgtgatagtttttttttgtattttttaacacCTACATGTACTTTTTATCCTTATAaggataaataaaataataatccttgttatatgatatgtattaatataaacatattatagtTTTGGGGTATTTTTGTATTCCAGAACTGTTTTGATTTTACTGtcagaatatatatttatgttatgttttaCTATCTAAAAAAAAGTCTGGTGTATCCATAAACAAATTGTAACATTCCTCAGATTTGCATAATTCaatgttaatttattttgattggaTGGTTTCAGTGCTATAGACAAGTTAGCCAATATTACACAGTATATAGTTCTTTAAATCTGTGATATTCACATATTTTTTTAGCTGATTTGCTGTTATTTAAAAATCTGTGATGATTACATTTCTTACAGAAAATTTGAATTAATGATAGATATGCAACTACATACCAGTATATAATACTAAATAGGTGACAAGCCGGTGGTAACAGACATTCTGATCATTAACCCCCTTCCACATATAAGTACAAAGGAAAGGGCCCCACATGTATTTTACTTGAAATTTTGTTCATGAATTGTCAGTGTTGAAACTTTAGATAACAGATGTTGTCTTTTTAGGTCTGATGACACTAGTTATACATCAAATCTGATAGACATTAAATTTAAGTTCatagtttttaaatatttgctgGTTATGACCgatactatttaaaaaaaaaaaacactgcaTAAGTTGATGTCTCGAACCATATACACAATAGATAGGATATCACTGCTTGTTACCAGGTGTATAATAATGACAAGAATGCATTGTTTTGTCTTAACTATTCACTGGTGGCATGAAATACTATGCTGCAATTTTCTAGAAACTTGGTTAAACAAGATACATTTGTCTGTCATGTTAGTGGTGAAGAAGATATGTTTAACAGATGTCTGCTTTTCTATTTTTGGTCAGAGATTGTTCATAATTATTCATCAGATATAAGagcattatacaatatatttataaaagtctctatactataaaaaaaattcagcaTTATCAGTAATAATGGTAATCTGTCTCACTTTTGATTCCTATCTTCTGTAAAAGGACCACAATTTTACTGACAAGATTAGAGAACTCACATTTGAACTTATTTAACCTATGACCTCTAATGGTGACTTCTGACCTCTAGTGATAACCTCTGACCTCCGGTGACCTGACATCTGGTGAAGATTCCATGGTACCCAATACCACGATTATTTATCAGGGATGCTGAGAAACAGACCAGtctgtgttgttgtgtttgtgCCTTGTTGATCtttgaagaaaatactaattacATGAAGAAATAtctgcttttttttttttatttatcatgaaatctttttattctttatagttttgtttctaCAATAATATGTTGTGGAGTGTTTTTGGTTAAAGAATTgaataacaataaaattttaCATGGAATTGAAGCTAAACAAATGGATTTTTCAGTTTATTTTAAAGCACTCTGTCTTGGAAATTATCATTCATTTCATTGTATTAAACACAACTACGGACTTGATGTATACTGTCAGATGTAATGTATGGGATTTTACTGTACACTTTTTTATGATTACTCCAAAATAGGTTTCTTCTACTGTATGTAACATTATAGCATTCCTAACCACATGCTATAATACATGGCAGAGTATTTGCTGAAAGCCTGTGATACAATTTAAAACtgtgaatattttatttaaaaacaagcGTTGTTTATGAAGGTGGTAAATgatgtattattttataaattaaaagcCGTCTATTTTAGATAACTTCCTTTACATTAGTTAGTTAAGTCAATGTACTTTAAccaggaaattataatggagaCAAACTAAAATGTCTTTGATAACTGCTGAATTTGTGTCAAACTGTTCTGTTATTTAAAACctgaattattttattgatatttcattttgtgtttctacaaaatacaaacatgttTTACATGTGTAGCTATGACTTAATATGATGTCATGCTCACAAAATtgtgtttataaaaataaaacagatttaAGAAGCAAAATTTGAATTGTGTATTCCTGTATACTTCTGTTGATCAAATACTACACAACTGCCTCCTGATATATTAGCCCTACAACATGCTGGggtgaagggctatcaagtttgttcatatCAATGActatgaccttcattcaaggttaattagctgaaatattttgaatgacTTGTTGCCAACAAGTAAAAGGCCTAGATACcagatattgggcctgtgacatggtGGGATGAAGAGTTATTAACTACAAGTTAGTTCACATGAATTACCCTGATATTCATTCAAGGTTGGTAGGTTGAAATCTTTGAACAGAAATTTTTTTCTGTACCATGCTGAATTGATGGGCTACTAAAGGTGTtcaaaggaatgaccttgactttcatttcCTAACGTTATTTTGGTCAAACATGGAAAATTCTGAAATGTCTATCATTAGCCTATATTGTGCATCCTGATCACCATTAGCAAGTGGCCGGGTGGTTACTAGTAAGATGccttgacatacatgtattaccacaagtcctccacctctgggttgcaagttcaaatcccatgttgTGTCAGGTACTAACCACTGCTCAGTGGTTTTTATCAGGgaactccggttttcctccaccatttAAACCtgtaacatccttaaatgacccaggTCGTATTAGAATGTTAAACTTATCAGACCAAACCAAAAGTATTAGGTGAGCGATGTGGACTAATTGAGCACTTTTTCtacaattattacaaaaaagGGAACCTACCTTATATTCCTTGCACTTCAGCTatccacaatagaacaacatttaattgttgataaatttatttcatatgaaataagtgtgacaaaattgataaaacttaaTATCACAACCTCCTCAAGTTTTATATCACAGTCCAATTACAAGCAATTATAATATTTCATGATATTTCAATTTTCCCTGAGAAACATGATTaaagaaaaatgatattcaCATAACCCATCAAAAAGACgccccatgggccttaatggttatgatcatctgactattaataaaatatatgagAGAACTGAAATACACaataagttgtttaaagattgtAGCATTTTTTTACCcttgtgactttgaatgaagatcaaggccattcattagaacaaacttggtagcccttcatcccagcatgttacaggctcaATATGATTACCCTGGGcgttttggttattgagaagaagtcatttaaagattttagcctttttgacccatgtgaccttgaatgaacgttgaggtcattcatttgaccaaacttggtagcccttcatcccaacatgctacaggccaaatatgattACCCAGgtccttttggttattgagaagtcatctaaagattttagcctttttgacccctgtgactttgaatgaatgtcaaggtcattcatttgaataaacttggtacccttcatccaagcattcTACAAGCCCAATATGATTACCTTGGGCCTTTCTGTTATTGAGAAGTTAAAATATTTAACCTTTTTGatacctgtgaccttgattgaaggtttAGGTCATTCATAtaaataaacttggtagcccttcatgtTGGCATGCTGTGGgaccaatatgagtaccctgggcctttcggttatagagaagaagtcaattgaatgaaaagtttacacatgGCGTACGTGCGTACGATATACGACATAAGATGACAGATGATACATGATGACGATAGGTCATCCAGACCCTTCGGGTCAAATGATCTAAAAAGTATAAGGGTATCATAAAATTTATGTATTGGTTATCTATCATGTTTGtcaattttaaatacaatatgtttgtacatgtaaatacatgtatcggCATTCAGTTTAAACTGACAAAGGCATGAATAAGTCAAACGTTTTATACTGCATAGAGCGAAACACATCATGATTAGGTATGAATATGTTTTGCACAAACCCAATTAACAAACCTGATTAGTTACTCAATtagtatttgtttcattatcaaatattctatttttttttttaaagaatacacatgtacagtatatataaagtTCAACATGAAAATCATTTCTTAAAAAAGCTTAACTTATTACATTTAGTTACCAAAACTTCGAAGacataaaatacatttctttacaAATCTATAATTTAATCTCTATGATATTGTGTACAGTTTTAATCATTAAGATTTTGTTTGGTCTGTGATGAACTCAATCCTCCTTGTTACCCACTTAAGTTCCTCCTCCATTTTGTGTTCCTTGTAGAACCCTGCAAGTTTCTGGTATCTTTCAACGATGTCAAATCCCACCAATGTCTGTAACTTATGTAGATCAACAGGACACAGGTGCATGGGCTGCCTGAAATCTTCAGACAAATGGCCAGAGCCGTTCATACAACAGTCATAGTATATACAATGGTCAATGCCTAACAGGTGGCCAATTTCATGGACAAGAAGCTTGCAACTACGTTGAAGAATAAGTTTTCTACGCTCACTAGCACTTATGGTGCTATCACATGTGATATCATACCATTTCTCAATGGAGAAACTCAGAGCGGGATCATACCGATTGAAACTAAACATTGCCACACGATGGTTGCCAGCAGCCATTCCAGCAACAAAGAGGTCAGTGTCATCTCCATAGAGATCATACATCGTCAAACCGACCATACAAAGGGCGTCTGTTGGAATGAGGCTTCGCAGGCGTAACAAGGTCTCGTCCATTTTTAACTGTATACGGTTTGTCCCTGGATGATATCTggagtttatttcaaattttctcTTTCGAGAACTTGATCTTGCACCATGTGTTGGTCGATCTTCTGGATTTTCTGTCCAGAAAATTTTATGATTCTCTTCCTCAAGAGCAATTCCAGGTAGTTCAACCACAGGTAATCCCAAATATATCTGAGCAAAATCTCTCAAAGATTTGAATTTGACACAATTTTCACCACTGAAGTCTCCAACAGGTAGAAGGTATATTTTGCCATCTGGGTATTTCTCCAAAATGGTTTTGCCTTTGCTAACAAATTGTTGAGGCATGTATTTCAGCTTTCTTTTTGATAGCCATGGACATTGTCGCTGGTAATCACTGTACGATTGTCCTTCCTCGACATACTGAGCTAACCAGTCATCAATACTGGTAGGCCGGGGAATCGGTGGGAAAAAGCCAAACCCTTTAAAAGACTGTGGGTCCAATGCTGGAATCATCGGGGAAGAGCCAATTGCCTTTCTTTTTTCCTGTTCGGAAGGTATTTTGAAACCAACAGCAAATGGCAAATACCTATTTTgcttctttgatttttgttttggcATGATTTCAGGTGATAGAGCTCTCTGTGGATAAagaataaaacaacattttataaattttcctaaaaaaacaatttacattaaaatatatgtcATTTCAATTGTTAAGTGTGTTTCCTAATTGGAATATCAATTTGTCAAAttccatattttatttgattggtTCAAAATCCTAATTtgatcctcgatactccaggggttactttcactgccGTTACCCCTGGACTTTatggatgtgccaggtttaatAGCAAAGAAAAGTTGGAGTATCTAGAGAAAAACACCCAGCTAAGATCAGTACATACCTGGCAACCTTAAAACCCAGAGTTGGAAGCTTATATGTTTGGACATATTGACAAGTTGGCCATCGCAGTCTCTCTAGTATTCCAgattatataacatattcatgtacataattattttatctcAAAAATTACCACTACACATTTTGTCACacatatttaaaagtaataagTATGAAATCACAACTACCGTAGATAAACATATAGTTGAACATTTTtaaacaggggagataatctgacTAGTCTGGAATAAACCCAAGTACTTTCTATAATCCTAGGCAAGAACAAGTTTGCTTTTTAGAAGCAAATCATGAATGAGAAAgcaatatcatatttatatattatcatgAATAGATAAAATTACAAACTGATAAATTTCCTTCTGTTACTCAACTTAGCTCATCCAAGATGTATGTGGCAGGCCGAGGATAATTAAATCAACGACTGAATGTCAACTCAGAATCAACTCTTTATAAaaatttaactcattcatccctaaaaatgataataaactgTTCCAGTCTGTCAAACCAAAGAGTTCAAATGAGTCTTCCGGGTGAATGTGTCTTATATCAATGAAGCTGAGTGCTATAATATCGCCAAATACTGATATCATCATTTCTATTTCAGTGACATTGCTGACGGAAGGATTTAGCATTAATCTGGTAATCATATCACTGCATATTTACTTACCAGACATCATCCCTATTTATATCAAACAATAGAAATAGGCTACCACAGCATTTTGTAACATATTGACTTATGAAACTAACATAAAATTgacatcatatttattttatataaatttctttttatgtttataaatttctttttataatgttgacatcatatttattttatataaacttctattataattataatgttgaCATCATGTCTATTTTACATGAACTTTTTATTATAATGTTGACATCATgtctattttatataaacatcttATTATAATGTTGAAATCATGtctattttatataaacttcATGTTATAATGTTGACATCATATCAATTTTAGTATAAACTTCTTATTATAATGTTGACATCAtatctattttatataaacttcCAATTATAATGTTGAAATCTTATCTTTTTTAATAAACTGATATAATATCTTTTTATTACAAAGTTGACAATGTGTATGTACTGTAGCTACATTGTACTCTTGTAGCAGAAaagatatatatgatatcttttccgctacaataGTAGTTATATGTACagcacatacattgtacatgtaatacgGGTCTTAAATATTAACCACTTTATTTATAGATTACTTCCATGCCTAAATTTAGAGAGATAAAGAAAATGCTGACAGTGCACTGTATTTGAGACAATGTAAATTTATCAGACAGTTGCTAGGTATTGTGGGCGATCAATTTTCTAGTTACCTTGCAATGGGTGTATAAGAAGTCGGCAATATCAACACATTGTTTGCAAAGAACATAAGAAGTAATCATTGACCCTTACCAAAAGGAACCTAATTCAACAGTCAAATTGAGCTGAAAACGTCTGCATTAGTTGTTTTAGTTATAATGTTGACATCATATCAAATTTAGTATAAACTTCTTATTATAATGTTGACATCATGtctattttatataaacttcCTATTATAATGAAAACATCTATTTTATAAAAACTTCATATTATAATATTGACATCATATctattttagtattttataaTAACTTCTTGCCATCTATTTGGTATAAACTTCTTATTACAATGTTGACATCAtatctattttatataaagttCCAATTATAAATTTGAAATCTTATCTTTTTTAATAAACTGATATAATATCTTTTTATTACAAAGTTGACAATGTGTATGTACTGTAGCTACATTGTACTCTTGTAGCagaaaagatatatatatgatatcttttccgctacaacagcagttatatgtacagtacatacattgtacacgTAATACGGGTCTTAAATATTAACCACTTTATTTATAGATTACTTCATGCCTAAATTTAGAGAGATAAAGAAAATGCTGACAATGCACTGTATTTGAGACAATATAAATTTATCAGACAGTTGCTAGGTATTGTGGGCGATCAATTTTCTAACTTAGTTACCTTGCAGTGGGTGTATAAGAAGTCGGCAATATCAACACATTGTTTGCAAAGAACATAAGAAGTAATCATTGACCCTTACCTAAAGGAACCTAATTCAACAGTCAAATTGAGCTGAAAACGTCTGCATTAGTTGTTTTCACCTGAGCTGTCACTATCATGTGCAATGTCCACCGGATGTTTATATCGATACACtaattttagaatatttattaattattccGTTTTCCGGAACATGACAAGGAACTTCTACTGAAGCATAAACTCTTGGCTATTAGTTAACTTTATTAAAAGTTGATTTAAATAAACAAGTTTCAAAATACAagtgacaaataaaatatataaaagccATGCCAAAGGTTAGTTACAAACAGAATACATTGTAGTATAGGATGGTAGCTctccatgtacatgtgtacatacattttgcaacccccccccccttcctttTCTTAGTGCAGTGTTTTTCCACACAATTCAACCAAATTGAGTGTTTGAAAgttatttgtctactttagaACTGCGTATATATTTCCAGATTCCATATTCTATATTTCTGGTACAACGTCGAGTCAAATTTAGTAAAATTCGGCGCAAGTTCAACCAACCGAATTTCATTATTAGAAACattgacatatttgatgttattGTTGGTCCTTTTGCCAATATATGGCTTGAAACATAATGCATTCATCAGGATAagcttaaagggccactacctttccgaaacggcttttaatttttaaaataggaatgtaaaacgagatcgataatttggtagagtcgcagaagttattaactatacgtttactagcacacttatcatcaccttcagaactgtttcattagaataaataaaatgttaattttcataacgcgggtcgttttatgtttcccgccgtcgtcctaaatgccgcgcggtagttgactatcactgcgccagacgacaaaacagcgaaagaatctccactgttatcgtacattatacaggaaatcttgcatatgtttggtgttgtaacctcatcttaagccatcgacatatattttcttttgttattaatgtttttaagaaaccttttaaattttgctccggaaaggtagtgggcctttaataaaaTCTAATGATACATTCTGTAACTGTATAGCAATACTGTATTTGCTGTATAGCCACCCCAAATTAATATCAGCAACCTTCGTATTAGCAAAACTCAcgttaaaatcttcaaaatgcAATGTTTTAGCTAGAACTTACTTTATCTTTATTTGTAAAACGGTCGCTAAAGTTTTATTAGCCATATTACCTATTGAAAAGCTGGGTTCTGGTTACGTCATGATCAGTTACCACCTTGACCAAACAGTAGAATATGCGGCGTTTGTTCATCCATAtaaggcccggtcccactggcGTTTAGGAAGATTTGCGAATGCATTGCGCACAAAATTGGCTGACATTCGCTTAACATACGCAATATTCGTAAATTGTGCTTGTATCTGTCGCCCAACATCCACACAGGTCAGGAATTATCCGCATTGGCGTGTTTATCCGTTCCCAGGATTTTTATATCCTCATAGCTTACATGCTTATGATATGcgctgtacatgtatatccgcTGTTATTCGTTGATGTATCCGGAAACTGACAGGGTTTTGATGCTTTTATAGCAAAACTGGACCAGAAATCAAAACGAATATATAGCGTACCTATCACGATTTGATTGATATCAcgttttcataacgcgggtcgtttaaAGTAGTTTGTTGCGAATGCACTATTAGTTCAGCATTTGTGTATTAAGTCTGCTTTGCATTTGAATTGAGAATAATTTGCAGcaattaatgtataatatagCAAACGTGTTGCATAAACAATAGAGTTCGTCAAACTCCTGTGCGTAAACCAACACTACTGTATGAATATGGCAGAACTTGACATATTCGTCTATTATTTCCAGTCTGTCGAGAAGTACAGATGTAATAATCGGGTCCTCGGCCATGATACCAATGCAGCATAACAATGGTATCCAACAACATACCAATCAACTTGTTCAAGTCATGAAATTGTTTCAAAGACAGAGAAAATGTCTGCTAAAACAGACTGGACCTTCTTTTTATCTGAGAGGAGGTAGGATGAAAGTTGTAGCTTGCTCATCTGTGTTTCAGTCGTGTTGTTGTGAAAGGCGATACCGAAAGGCCCGAGCGCGCTTCTTTTACCACCGCAATCCATATGCTCAACAcaaaaagttttgtttgaataatatctaacaaatgtcatttttgatCAGGTCTTACCCTCTGCCGCCATTGTGGTACCATTCCGTGTCAAGTGAAGAGAAGGTCTCTGTGGAAACCCTCCGAGTCCAGAAAAAGGGACAAAGCCAACTTCGAGGAGCGTTCAAAAGCAATGAGGTTATTCCACTATGGCCTGGAGCTGTCCGTGGTCCTGACCAAAGAACTGCCCCGAGATGACCACTACTGTCAAAGAAAATTCGTGACAAATTTGAGGAGAAGCACATGGACCTCTCTGTATCCAGCgcaaaataaacaacatgttTCCTGTTCCTCGCTAAATTGTGATGATGACGAAGAGGAGAATGAGAAGGAGGTAGTAGATTATGATGAAGAGGAGGACGACGAGGAAGAGGAGGATGAAAGGAGGTCATACAAAGTAGTGATGAGGATGTCTTTAAGAAAAGgatgattgtgatgatgatgatgatgtcgatgatgatgataattgctgctgctgatgatgatgatcatgtaGTCATTATGATAATGTACTTTatatggatgatgatgatgatgatgatgatgatcatgattatcatgattgatgatgatgatcatggtcattaatatgatttactttatagacagacagacagacagacagattcTTTATTTCCTCAATATTGAGATTACATGTCTTACATGAATGAAATGTTATAACATAAACTCGATTGAATCAAAGATAACATGGTGACTGGTGCATAGATTACATATTTTGTGATAAACAATGCAGCCATATTCAATACACACATAGTCAATTGGTCAGTTTAGCTGACATTTCAGATAAAGTGTCACTTTGTAAGAAGGAAATTTACTTCAGAGAGCATAAGCTCTACGTATCGGGCAACTCCGATGATGCAGCTTTCCCACTCGTCATTTTCTATTTCCATGCAAAGTCTACTACCAAGAAGAAACAAATATCGATCATCATCTTCGAGTAAGTCAAATTCCACATAGTCACTAACTTTTAAcgtatttacaaaatgttctaACAATGCTTCCCTGAATTCGTATAAGGATGGACACTGTATAAGGAAGTGCTTAGCAATGTTATCCGTTTCTTTCCGACACAATTTACAAATGACACTATTCGTTTCTGATCTGTATGAAAGTTTTTCCTAATTCCGCAATAGCCCATGTCTGTTTCGGAAAAGATTTGGGCCAATGTTCggatgtatacatttgtaatgcCTCAGTAGTACACTATGATCACATTCACGGCACCgtttattgaaataataatgtTCTGTAACGTTTTTAACGAAAGTCTTCCATTGTCTAGCACTACATTTCACCGATGATAGGACAAATTCGAGGAGaaacaaatgtatttcaaatttcagCATTGTCTCTGCTATATCCTTTAATGAAGCTGGTATTGCAAACATTGTATTCTCCAAATATAAAGTCACAAAGCCGAATTAAAAATAGTGATTTCCACACGAAGCCTACACTTGCATTACAAAGTTTATTCCAAAA is a genomic window of Argopecten irradians isolate NY chromosome 10, Ai_NY, whole genome shotgun sequence containing:
- the LOC138333527 gene encoding archaemetzincin-2-like, with amino-acid sequence MPKQKSKKQNRYLPFAVGFKIPSEQEKRKAIGSSPMIPALDPQSFKGFGFFPPIPRPTSIDDWLAQYVEEGQSYSDYQRQCPWLSKRKLKYMPQQFVSKGKTILEKYPDGKIYLLPVGDFSGENCVKFKSLRDFAQIYLGLPVVELPGIALEEENHKIFWTENPEDRPTHGARSSSRKRKFEINSRYHPGTNRIQLKMDETLLRLRSLIPTDALCMVGLTMYDLYGDDTDLFVAGMAAGNHRVAMFSFNRYDPALSFSIEKWYDITCDSTISASERRKLILQRSCKLLVHEIGHLLGIDHCIYYDCCMNGSGHLSEDFRQPMHLCPVDLHKLQTLVGFDIVERYQKLAGFYKEHKMEEELKWVTRRIEFITDQTKS
- the LOC138332636 gene encoding uncharacterized protein, whose translation is MAELDIFVYYFQSVEKYRCLTLCRHCGTIPCQVKRRSLWKPSESRKRDKANFEERSKAMRLFHYGLELSVVLTKELPRDDHYCQRKFVTNLRRSTWTSLYPAQNKQHVSCSSLNCDDDEEENEKEVVDYDEEEDDEEEEDERRSYKNDNDKVEYGDVVDDDVDDNDKDDDDDDNFDDHEDYVDDNDDVDDEDIDDDDDDDVG